Within the Ochrobactrum sp. Marseille-Q0166 genome, the region AGAACCAGAGCCTCCGGCGTATCGGAATAACCCGCCTCTTTGAGATCACCCTCATCCATTGAGGTGAGGACCGTCACACCAAGCAGGCAAAGATCAGAACCTTTCGCCGCTTGCACTGCCGAACGCATGGCTTTTGGATAGGCATGAAGGGTCAGCATGGAAACCCCCATCTTCGCGACATTCTCCACACCCTTGGCGATGGTATTATCGATGTCCAAGAGCTTCATGTCGAGAAAGACTTTTTTCTTCGCTGCAATCAGACTCTTTGCGAAATCAAGACCACCTGCAAACACAAGCTGATAGCCGATCTTGTAGAAAGTGGCTGCATCGCCCAGCTCTTCGACAACCTTTTCCGCTTGAGAAACGGTTGGCACGTCGAGGCCCACGATCAGTTTATCGCGCAAATCTGTGGTCGTCATGGTAATCTCCGCTGTGATTTTTGCTCTACAACACCGGCCCAAAAATCAAAAACGATTTTTGGAAACCATGATGCGTAGATCAATAGTTTAGAGCGTCCTTTTGCGCCCGGTTAGACGCACGCGCTCTAGTCGCACAACAGGGCGCGGTACGAAAGATACCGCGCCCTGAAATGTACAGATAGTGTCGATTATTAGCGCCCCGGATTGCTCGAGTGCTTGATCAGGCTCGTGCAGACAGCGCTCAACATCTTTGCCTGGCGCTCATTTTTGAGTGTGTCATCGTCGTTGAAAGCATCGGCAGCACCGCTAACGGAACATTGCTCGGTAATGATTTGTGTTCCTACCGCCATCAGTACCGCGCGTAGATGATAGAGCCCACGCATACCCGCAAACGCACCGTTTGACGTCGAGCAAAGCCCGACCGTCAACCCCGCATAGGGCTTCAATGGCTTGTCACCATCCTTTGAAATACGGCTAATCCAGTCAATGGTGTTTTTAAGAAGCGGCGGAATCGATGCATTATATTCCGGCGAGCAAATCATCAGCCCGTCATGCTCTGCCAACAGACGACCAAGCTTGATTGCATTTTCAGGAATGCCTTCTTCGGCTTCCAAATCCTCATTCATTATCGGCAGCGGATAATCGGCCAGCGACAGACGCGTGACTTTCGCACCCTGTTTTTCGAGTTCTTTTTCAGCCGCATCTGCCATATGGCCCGAAAAGGCTCCCTTGCGGATAGAACCGGCAAAAACCAGAATTTTTGCTGTCATAGAATTGTTTCCTCCGTGGGAATTCAGATGATCGGGCGACGATATACCCAAAGCTGCGCAGGCGGTACATTACGAACGACAAAATCATAATGTTGCACAGTGTAATTACCCTTACCAGCCGGGACCGGCGGACGCGGACCGTAGGTGATCTGAACCAGCGGGCGACCGCGTGGAATACGGGACAGGAGATCATCCATCAGCTGAATGCGGCTCGGCATCGGAAAATTCAGCATCGGCACGGCTGAAATAATGCTGTCAAACTGCTGATCTCTCATCGCACCCAGTGCTGTATTGAGATCAAAAACATCGCCCTCGATAATATTCACATCTGGATAAACCTTATCGAGATGTTCAACAAATGCAGATGAATACTCAACTGAGTAGAGATCGGCAGGCTTCACACCATGGGCAAGAATGGCTTTGGTGATGACACCGGTGCCAGGTCCAAGCTCGAGAACAGGCAAGCCTGATTTCGTATCAATGACACTTGCCATGCGTCGCGCTGTAATCGAACTTGTCGGCAATATCGCGCCGACCGCTTTGGGTCCGTCTATCCAACCTTTGAAAAAACGGATTTCCTCATCGAACTTAGCGGCCAGTTTCCTGCCGAGCTGCACTGCCATTCTTATTGCTCCCATTGTCGCTATCAGACAAGTTTATGCCGCATCAGATTACTTAAGCAAGGCAAGAATAGGGAAGAATATAAAAAAAAGGAGCCGAATGGCTCCCTTTTTTCACTCACCTATACCTTCGAAAAATTCCTTCATCCGAGAGAAGAAGCCTGCTGATTTCGGGCTATTCTCTTTGGACGAGAGTTGTTCAAATTCCTCAAGCAATTCGCGCTGCCGTTTGGACAGGTTTTGAGGAGTCTCAATATCGATCTGAATATAGAGATCGCCCATAGCCTGCTGGCGCAGAACAGGCATGCCCTTGCCCTTGAGCCGGAACTGCTTGGCATTTTGCGTACCTTCCGGCACTTTCACGCGGGTCTGGGTGTTATCCAACGTGGAAACTTCGAAGTCTCCACCCAGCGCTGCTGTGGTCATCGAAATCGGAACCTTGCAGTAAAGGTCAGCCCCATCCCGCTGGAAGAACTCATGCGGTTTCACCGATAGGAAGATGTAAAGATCACCCGATGGTCCGCCACGCGTTCCTGCTTCGCCTTCGCCAGCCAGACGGATACGCGTACCGTCTTCGATTCCAGCTGGAATATTGACCGAAAGCGAACGTTCCTGTGTTACACGACCCTGACCATGGCACTTGCCGCAAGGGTCCTTAATGATCTGGCCGCGACCATTGCAGGTTGGGCAGGTTCGCTCTACCGAGAAGAAGCCCTGTGCAGCACGAACACGGCCCGAACCGGAGCACATGCTACAAGTGGTCGGCTGCGAGCCCGCCTTAGCGCCAGAGCCGGAGCATTCATCGCAAGTGATGGAAGTCGGCACACGAATTTGCGCGGCCTTGCCGGAATAAGCTTCTTCCAGAGTGACTTCCATATTGTAGCGAAGATCAGCGCCGCGTTCGCGCCCGCCATTGGATCGGCGACGACCACCCCCCATCATTTCGCCAAAAATATCTTCGAAAATATCGGAGAAGCCGCCAGCGCCACCAAAGCCGCCACCGCCAAAACCATTGCCCATGCCGCCATTTTCAAAGGCTGCGTGACCGTATCGGTCATAGGCTGCACGCTTCTGCGGGTCCTTTAGCGTTTCATAAGCTTCGCCGATTTCTTTGAACTTGCGTTCGGCATCCGGATTATTTGGATTAC harbors:
- the pyrF gene encoding orotidine-5'-phosphate decarboxylase, translated to MTTTDLRDKLIVGLDVPTVSQAEKVVEELGDAATFYKIGYQLVFAGGLDFAKSLIAAKKKVFLDMKLLDIDNTIAKGVENVAKMGVSMLTLHAYPKAMRSAVQAAKGSDLCLLGVTVLTSMDEGDLKEAGYSDTPEALVLKRAQQAHDAGMGGIVASAAEAFSIRQAIGPDMAVVTPGIRPAGAEKGDQKRVMTPADALKAGASHLVVARPIVGASDRRASALAILEEMRSVA
- a CDS encoding NAD(P)H-dependent oxidoreductase, translating into MTAKILVFAGSIRKGAFSGHMADAAEKELEKQGAKVTRLSLADYPLPIMNEDLEAEEGIPENAIKLGRLLAEHDGLMICSPEYNASIPPLLKNTIDWISRISKDGDKPLKPYAGLTVGLCSTSNGAFAGMRGLYHLRAVLMAVGTQIITEQCSVSGAADAFNDDDTLKNERQAKMLSAVCTSLIKHSSNPGR
- the pmtA gene encoding phospholipid N-methyltransferase PmtA, producing the protein MAVQLGRKLAAKFDEEIRFFKGWIDGPKAVGAILPTSSITARRMASVIDTKSGLPVLELGPGTGVITKAILAHGVKPADLYSVEYSSAFVEHLDKVYPDVNIIEGDVFDLNTALGAMRDQQFDSIISAVPMLNFPMPSRIQLMDDLLSRIPRGRPLVQITYGPRPPVPAGKGNYTVQHYDFVVRNVPPAQLWVYRRPII
- the dnaJ gene encoding molecular chaperone DnaJ → MKIDYYEALGVERTADDKVLKSAFRKLAMEYHPDRNPNNPDAERKFKEIGEAYETLKDPQKRAAYDRYGHAAFENGGMGNGFGGGGFGGAGGFSDIFEDIFGEMMGGGRRRSNGGRERGADLRYNMEVTLEEAYSGKAAQIRVPTSITCDECSGSGAKAGSQPTTCSMCSGSGRVRAAQGFFSVERTCPTCNGRGQIIKDPCGKCHGQGRVTQERSLSVNIPAGIEDGTRIRLAGEGEAGTRGGPSGDLYIFLSVKPHEFFQRDGADLYCKVPISMTTAALGGDFEVSTLDNTQTRVKVPEGTQNAKQFRLKGKGMPVLRQQAMGDLYIQIDIETPQNLSKRQRELLEEFEQLSSKENSPKSAGFFSRMKEFFEGIGE